Proteins encoded in a region of the Panicum hallii strain FIL2 chromosome 3, PHallii_v3.1, whole genome shotgun sequence genome:
- the LOC112886792 gene encoding BI1-like protein codes for MASVSEMQPLAPAGYRRAPEMKEKVEVSEVDLEAGTGETLYPGISRGESALRWGFVRKVYGILAAQLLLTTAVAALTVLHPTLNATLSDSAGLALVLAVLPFILMIPLYYYQHKHPHNFVFLGLFTLCLSFSIGVACANTQGKIVLEALVLTAGVVASLTAYAFWASKKGKEFGYLGPILSSALTILVLTSFLQIFFPLGPLSVALFGGLGALVFSGFILYDTENLIRRHTYDEYIWASVGLYLDILNLFLSILNMLRSMQSDN; via the exons atggCGTCGGTGTCGGAGATGCAGCCGCTCGCGCCGGCGGGGTACCGCCGCGCGCCGGAGATGAAGGAGAAGGTGGAGGTGTCGGAGGTGGACCTGGAGGCCGGGACCGGGGAGACGCTGTACCCGGGGATCTCGCGCGGGGAGAGCGCCCTCCGCTGGGGCTTCGTCCGCAAGGTCTACGGCATCCTCGCCGCGCAGCTGCTCCTCaccaccgccgtcgccgccctcaCCGTCCTCCACCCCACCCTCAACGCCACGCTCTCCGACTCCGCGGGCCTCGCCCTCGTGCTCGCCGTCCTGCCCTTCATCC TGATGATCCCGTTGTATTATTATCAGCACAAGCACCCCCACAATTTCGTTTTCCTGGGTCTGTTCACTTTGTGCTTGAGCTTCAGCATTGGTGTGGCTTGTGCTAACACTCAAG GAAAAATCGTTCTAGAGGCTTTGGTATTGACAGCTGGTGTGGTTGCTTCTTTGACTGCTTATGCCTTCTGGGCTTCAAAGAAGGGCAAGGAATTCGGATACCTGGGGCCTATTCTGTCTTCTGCTCTTACTATCCTTGTCCTAACAAGCTTTCTTCAG ATTTTCTTCCCATTGGGACCTTTATCGGTTGCTTTATTCGGCGGGCTTGGAGCTTTGGTCTTCTCAGGCTTCATTCTGTATGACACCGAGAACTTGATCAGGCGCCACACCTATGATGAGTACATCTGGGCGTCTGTTGGGCTCTACCTTGACATCCTGAACCTGTTCCTTTCCATCCTGAACATGCTCAGGAGCATGCAATCCGACAACTAG